Proteins encoded in a region of the Delphinus delphis chromosome 13, mDelDel1.2, whole genome shotgun sequence genome:
- the LOC132436538 gene encoding melanoma antigen preferentially expressed in tumors-like has translation MVLMWPMLLEQICLQYSLLSRFFRVGIRAPPKLLELAVQSLLRDEALAIAALEELPAELFPPLFSAAFAGMHGQAVKAMVQAWPFPCLPLGSLMKEHKPHLETFQAAIDGLDVLLAQEVRPRRWKLQVLDLRRNAHQDFWTVCSGTRAGVCSLLEPEVARPVRKRRRVEGARAWSKQTSAPVEVLIDLCLKEGTPDASLSYLLKKVKQRRGSLRLCCQKLRVFSMPMQNIRKILKLVQLDSVQDLEVNCTWKLATLGRFAPHLGQMVNLRRLLLSHIHMTPLAAPGMEERCVSQLACQFSSLQHLQELYLDSISFLEGRLDQVLRCLKNPLETLSITKCLISEADLMHLSQWPSVSQLKDLSLSGVNLTSISSKPLWVLIEKASATLQDLDLDECGIMDSQFSALLPALSHCSQLTTFSFCGNPISMAVLESLLRHTVGLSKLSLVLYPAPLESYEDVHGTVHLGRLAHLHARLKQVLQELGLPSMVWFSGDPCPHCGDRTFYNPEPILCPCYMAA, from the exons ATGGTTTTGATGTGGCCCATGCTCCTCGAACAAATATGCTTGCag TACTCACTCTTGAGCAGATTCTTCAGGGTGGGCATCCGGGCCCCGCCGAAACTCCTGGAACTGGCCGTCCAGAGCCTGCTGAGGGATGAGGCCTTGGCCATCGCCGCTCTGGAGGAGCTGCCCGCTGAGCTCTTCCCACCCCTGTTCTCCGCGGCCTTTGCCGGGATGCACGGCCAGGCCGTGAAGGCGATGGTGCAGGCCTGGCCCTTCCCCTGCCTCCCGCTGGGGTCCCTGATGAAGGAGCACAAGCCTCACCTGGAGACCTTCCAAGCTGCAATCGACGGCCTGGACGTCCTGCTTGCCCAGGAGGTCCGCCCCAG GCGGTGGAAGCTGCAGGTGCTGGATTTGCGCCGGAACGCCCACCAGGACTTCTGGACCGTGTGTTCCGGCACCAGGGCTGGTGTGTGCTCACTGCTGGAGCCTGAGGTGGCCCGGCCCGTGAGGAAGAGGCGCCGGGTGGAAGGTGCAAGGGCGTGGTCGAAGCAGACCTCGGCCCCCGTGGAGGTGCTCATAGACCTGTGCCTCAAGGAGGGCACCCCCGATGCGTCCCTAAGCTACCTCCTGAAGAAGGTCAAGCAGAGGAGGGGCTCACTCCGCCTGTGCTGTCAGAAGCTGAGGGTCTTCTCCATGCCGATGCAGAACATCAGGAAGATCCTGAAGCTGGTGCAGCTCGACTCTGTCCAGGACCTGGAGGTGAACTGCACCTGGAAGCTGGCCACCCTGGGCAGGTTCGCGCCGCACCTGGGCCAGATGGTCAACCTGCGCCGGCTGCTCCTCTCGCACATCCACATGACACCGCTCGCCGCCCCCGGCATGGAGGAGCGTTGCGTCAGCCAGCTCGCCTGCCAGTTTTCCAGCCTGCAGCACCTGCAGGAGCTCTACCTGGATTCCATCTCCTTCCTTGAGGGCCGCCTGGACCAGGTGCTCAG gTGTCTGAAGAACCCCCTGGAGACCTTGTCGATTACCAAGTGCCTGATTTCAGAGGCAGACCTGATGCATCTGTCGCAGTGGCCGAGCGTCAGCCAGCTGAAGGATCTGAGCCTTAGCGGGGTCAACCTGACCAGCATAAGCTCCAAGCCCCTCTGGGTCCTGATCGAGAAGGCCTCAGCCACCCTCCAGGACCTGGACCTGGACGAGTGTGGCATCATGGACTCCCAGTTCAGCGCCCTCCTGCCCGCCCTGAGCCACTGCTCCCAGCTCACCACCTTCAGCTTCTGCGGCAACCCCATCTCGATGGCTGTGCTGGAGAGCCTGCTGCGCCACACCGTGGGGCTGAGCAAGCTGAGCCTCGTGCTGTACCCCGCGCCCTTGGAGAGCTACGAGGACGTGCACGGCACCGTCCACCTGGGCCGCCTGGCGCACCTGCACGCCCGGCTCAAGCAGGTGCTGCAGGAGTTGGGGCTTCCCAGTATGGTCTGGTTCAGCGGCGACCCCTGTCCGCACTGTGGCGACAGGACCTTCTACAACCCAGAGCCCATCCTGTGCCCCTGTTACATGGCCGCCTAG